Proteins from a genomic interval of Medicago truncatula cultivar Jemalong A17 chromosome 3, MtrunA17r5.0-ANR, whole genome shotgun sequence:
- the LOC25489121 gene encoding zinc transporter 11 has translation MSFSLRTFFFLSLLLLLFFSSVSSHGGHDDDADIDADSDSEAPHNLRSKSLILTKVYCLIVIFFATFIAGVSPYVLRWNEGFLILGTQFAGGVFLGTALMHFLSDANETFGDLTDKEYPFAYMLACAGYLITMLADCVISSLLEKPNHGAGADVEGQGVDKGRSNGVNSQSQYQSSAGTNDADLAPSSSIGDTVYIFIYVYIIALCAHSVFEGLAIGVSVTKADAWKALWTICLHKIFAAIAMGIALLRMVPNRPLLSCAAYAFAFAISSPIGVAIGIVLDSTTQGHVADWIFAISMGLACGVFIYVSINHLFAKGYVPHKHSKADSAYMKFLAVSLGIGVIAVVMIWDT, from the exons ATGTCTTTCTCTCTTCGAACCTTCTTCTTCCTATCACTTCTCCTTCTCCTCTTCTTTTCCTCCGTTTCTTCTCACGGTGGCCACGACGACGATGCCGACATCGACGCCGACTCAGACTCCGAAGCTCCCCACAACCTCCGTTCAAAATCCTTAATCCTAACAAAAGTATACTGCTTAATAGTAATCTTCTTCGCCACTTTCATTGCCGGTGTTTCACCTTACGTGCTAAGATGGAACGAAGGGTTCTTGATATTAGGGACACAGTTTGCTGGAGGAGTGTTTCTGGGAACTGCTTTGATGCATTTTCTTAGTGATGCTAATGAAACTTTTGGTGATTTGACTGATAAAGAGTACCCTTTTGCATACATGTTGGCTTGTGCTGGTTATTTGATTACTATGCTTGCTGATTGTGTTATTTCTTCTCTTTTGGAGAAGCCGAATCATGGTGCTGGTGCTGACGTTGAAGGTCAAG GGGTAGACAAAGGAAGGAGCAACGGTGTTAATTCTCAGTCACAATATCAG AGTTCTGCTGGCACCAATGACGCTGATCTTGCACCTAGTAGCTCAATCGGAGATACtgtatacatatttatatatgtatacaTAATCGCCCTTTGTGCTCATTCTGTTTTCGAGGGCTTAGCAATTGGTGTTTCCGTGACAAAAGCAGACGCATGGAAAGCTTTATGGACAATCTGTTTGCACAAAATATTTGCAGCCATTGCCATGGGCATAGCACTCCTTAGGATGGTTCCTAATCGACCTCTACTATCATGCGCAGCCTACGCTTTTGCATTTGCAATCTCTAGTCCAATTGGTGTGGCCATTGGAATTGTATTAGATTCCACAACTCAAGGTCATGTGGCCGATTGGATTTTCGCCATTTCTATGGGTCTAGCTTGTGGTGTGTTTATCTATGTTTCAATAAACCATCTATTTGCTAAGGGTTATGTGCCTCATAAACATTCAAAGGCCGACTCAGCCTATATGAAGTTTCTTGCGGTATCGCTGGGAATAGGAGTTATAGCTGTTGTTATGATATGGGATACCTAA
- the LOC25489122 gene encoding F-box protein PP2-B10, translating to MHASKGFPEVAKLRLLFSHEICGIINTLSLSPNTQYAAYLVFKIIYAHGYVNEPVSFFDGVDGGHRSIKSVCLDPNMKHNPYNKEEELHRPNVRSDGWLEIEMGEF from the exons ATGCATGCCTCAAAGGG GTTCCCTGAAGTTGCTAAGCTTCGTCTTTTGTTCTCGCATGAAATTTGTGGGATTATTAACACTCTTTCATTGTCCCCAAATACTCAGTATGCAGCTTACCTCGTGTTTAAGATAATTTATGCCCATGGATATGTGAACGAACCTGTGAGCTTTTTTGATGGTGTCGATGGTGGCCATCGAAGCATTAAATCCGTTTGTTTGGATCCAAACATGAAACATAATCCGTacaacaaagaagaagaattgcATCGTCCTAATGTGAGAAGCGATGGGTGGTTGGAGATTGAGATGGGAGAATTTTAG
- the LOC25489124 gene encoding purine permease 21 isoform X2 gives MGEAQDLQLQKMVNEAKETFSLEQNSFKDQIMNGSIMTNKKRIYYIKVAIYAALVLVGQSSATLLGRLYYEKGGKSKWMATVVQLAGFPILLPYYFFILSSKKLTTNNNIIVDPNQSSTYMLAFVYVSIGLISALICYLYSLGLMYLPVSTFTLIGSSQLGFNALFSYFLNSLKFTPFIINSLVLLTISSSLLMFQSESSNSTNVSKKMYSIGFICTLVASAGYGLILSLTQLAFKKVVKRQNFKSVMDMIIYQQMVATCITLVGLFASGEWNGIKNEMEDYELGKASYVLDLTFIAITWQVFSIGCVGLIFEVSSLFSNAISVLGMPIVPILAVVFFQDKMHGIKAISMVLAVWGFISYVYQQYLDENDVITETRNTPHISKHSSTLEEGN, from the exons ATGGGAGAAGCTCAAGATCTTCAACTTCAAAAAATGG TCAATGAAGCCAAAGAAACATTCTCATTGGAGCaaaatagttttaaagatcAAATAATGAATGGATCAATCATGACCAATAAGAAAAGAATATACTATATCAAGGTAGCAATTTATGCAGCACTTGTGTTAGTAGGCCAATCATCTGCAACACTTCTAGGAAGATTATATTatgaaaaaggaggaaagagTAAATGGATGGCAACCGTTGTTCAACTTGCTGGTTTCCCAATCCTACTaccatattattttttcatcttATCATCCAAAAAACTTAccacaaataataatatcattgttGATCCAAATCAATCATCTACATACATGCTAGCTTTTGTCTATGTCTCAATTGGCCTAATTAGTGCATTAATTTGCTACTTATATTCATTAGGGCTAATGTACCTCCCTGTCTCTACTTTTACACTTATAGGCTCATCCCAATTAGGTTTCAATGCATTATTTTCCTACTTCCTCAATTCACTCAAGTTCACACCTTTCATAATCAACTCTTTAGTCCTTCTAACAATTTCTTCCTCCCTCCTTATGTTCCAAAGTGAATCCTCAAACTCCACAAATGTTTCCAAGAAAATGTATTCCATTGGATTCATATGCACTTTAGTTGCATCTGCAGGGTATGGGTTGATCCTTTCCCTTACACAACTAGCTTTCAAGAAGGTTGTGAAAAGGCAAAATTTTAAAAGTGTGATGGACATGATAATATATCAACAAATGGTAGCTACTTGTATTACTCTAGTAGGACTTTTTGCAAGTGGAGAGTGGAATGGTATAAAGAATGAAATGGAAGATTATGAGTTGGGGAAAGCTTCTTATGTCCTTGATCTCACTTTTATAGCCATAACTTGGCAAGTCTTTAGTATTGGTTGCGTTGGACTAATTTTTGAGGTTTCTTCACTATTCTCTAATGCTATAAGTGTTTTAGGTATGCCTATTGTTCCTATACTAGCTGTGGTTTTCTTTCAAGACAAAATGCATGGGATTAAGGCCATTTCTATGGTACTAGCTGTTTGGGGCTTCATATCCTATGTGTATCAACAATATTTGGATGAGAACGACGTCATAACCGAAACGAGAAACACTCCTCACATTAGCAAACATTCTTCAACTTTAGAAGAGGGTAACTAA
- the LOC25489124 gene encoding probable purine permease 10 isoform X1, giving the protein MGEAQDLQLQKMELNEAKETFSLEQNSFKDQIMNGSIMTNKKRIYYIKVAIYAALVLVGQSSATLLGRLYYEKGGKSKWMATVVQLAGFPILLPYYFFILSSKKLTTNNNIIVDPNQSSTYMLAFVYVSIGLISALICYLYSLGLMYLPVSTFTLIGSSQLGFNALFSYFLNSLKFTPFIINSLVLLTISSSLLMFQSESSNSTNVSKKMYSIGFICTLVASAGYGLILSLTQLAFKKVVKRQNFKSVMDMIIYQQMVATCITLVGLFASGEWNGIKNEMEDYELGKASYVLDLTFIAITWQVFSIGCVGLIFEVSSLFSNAISVLGMPIVPILAVVFFQDKMHGIKAISMVLAVWGFISYVYQQYLDENDVITETRNTPHISKHSSTLEEGN; this is encoded by the exons ATGGGAGAAGCTCAAGATCTTCAACTTCAAAAAATGG AACTCAATGAAGCCAAAGAAACATTCTCATTGGAGCaaaatagttttaaagatcAAATAATGAATGGATCAATCATGACCAATAAGAAAAGAATATACTATATCAAGGTAGCAATTTATGCAGCACTTGTGTTAGTAGGCCAATCATCTGCAACACTTCTAGGAAGATTATATTatgaaaaaggaggaaagagTAAATGGATGGCAACCGTTGTTCAACTTGCTGGTTTCCCAATCCTACTaccatattattttttcatcttATCATCCAAAAAACTTAccacaaataataatatcattgttGATCCAAATCAATCATCTACATACATGCTAGCTTTTGTCTATGTCTCAATTGGCCTAATTAGTGCATTAATTTGCTACTTATATTCATTAGGGCTAATGTACCTCCCTGTCTCTACTTTTACACTTATAGGCTCATCCCAATTAGGTTTCAATGCATTATTTTCCTACTTCCTCAATTCACTCAAGTTCACACCTTTCATAATCAACTCTTTAGTCCTTCTAACAATTTCTTCCTCCCTCCTTATGTTCCAAAGTGAATCCTCAAACTCCACAAATGTTTCCAAGAAAATGTATTCCATTGGATTCATATGCACTTTAGTTGCATCTGCAGGGTATGGGTTGATCCTTTCCCTTACACAACTAGCTTTCAAGAAGGTTGTGAAAAGGCAAAATTTTAAAAGTGTGATGGACATGATAATATATCAACAAATGGTAGCTACTTGTATTACTCTAGTAGGACTTTTTGCAAGTGGAGAGTGGAATGGTATAAAGAATGAAATGGAAGATTATGAGTTGGGGAAAGCTTCTTATGTCCTTGATCTCACTTTTATAGCCATAACTTGGCAAGTCTTTAGTATTGGTTGCGTTGGACTAATTTTTGAGGTTTCTTCACTATTCTCTAATGCTATAAGTGTTTTAGGTATGCCTATTGTTCCTATACTAGCTGTGGTTTTCTTTCAAGACAAAATGCATGGGATTAAGGCCATTTCTATGGTACTAGCTGTTTGGGGCTTCATATCCTATGTGTATCAACAATATTTGGATGAGAACGACGTCATAACCGAAACGAGAAACACTCCTCACATTAGCAAACATTCTTCAACTTTAGAAGAGGGTAACTAA